From Zerene cesonia ecotype Mississippi chromosome 13, Zerene_cesonia_1.1, whole genome shotgun sequence, the proteins below share one genomic window:
- the LOC119831164 gene encoding uncharacterized protein LOC119831164 — translation MFEEEVLISQIKQHPVLYNSTLSSYRDQNMRNNAWEEISKQLNIPVDDIKTKWSKLRNCYTNALKRRRKNSSLAQSTPWKYEQTMKFLLPYMISRKRRSTSGVDNNVILYDFDSLKEEPCSDDDRPLSRTSSHVSDPIECNVYKSPSPSRQNENDELVDRSSIKVINRLNDVNRKRKYEMDENDYFFLSMSMQLKKLPESDQADIKFKLHKLIYEAEKERLNSV, via the exons atgtttgaagAAGAAGTACTAATAAGTCAAATTAAACAACATCCCGTTTTATACAACTCGACATTGTCTTCGTATAGAGATCAAAACATGAGAAACAATGCCTGGGAAGAAATATCAAAACAGTTAAATATACCAG ttgatgatattaaaacaaaatggtCAAAGCTTAGAAATTGTTACACAAATGCtttaaaaagaagaagaaaaaactCCAGCTTAGCGCAGTCCACACCTTGGAAGTATGAGCAGACGATGAAGTTTTTATTACCTTATATGATCTCGAGAAAGAGACGTAGTACATCAGGGGtagataataatgttatattgtatgATTTTGATTCATTAAAAGAAGAACCTTGTTCTGATGATGACAGACCATTGTCTAGGACATCTAGTCATGTATCTGATCCCATAGAGTGTAATGTATACAAATCCCCATCTCCCAGCAGACAGAATGAAAATGATGAACTTGTTGATAGAAGctcaataaaagtaataaatagattgaatgatgtaaatagaaaaagaaagtATGAAATGGATGAAAATgactatttctttttatctatGAGTATGCAACTAAAAAAACTTCCTGAATCTGATCAAGCTgatatcaaattcaaattacataaacttatttatgaaGCTGAAAAAGAAAGGTTAAATTCTGTCTAG
- the LOC119831481 gene encoding interferon-related developmental regulator 1 — MPKGKKKGKFEHRRTELPYSSDEDAGIDMTNDNCSETSGQSDLRSNHDEAENELQEKFEEKVLEIIDALSARSNAARASALVALRNALQRRYLAALLSGQRATLADHVTRALRRGKDGEKKAAAAIAPVLALQIGDEGIEEFMSEVRPALIAAATDKTASLDTRTECCSSLAVLCYLMEDDLAEILEVMRVFETIFSGSYLKGDGSVKVSGSVIEEGGWHAAAVDGWALLLALISPDHARSLLKDHAPSFDRLADLLSACSLEVRMAAGGALAVAHERATADGEEWAGGAELAPRLHELARDSHKFRAKRDRKLQRATFRDILKYFEEGEVPELRVRIGSECVTCDSWAARGAYSALAGALGAGLQPLAPHCAALRAALRLPDPLPDLPRPQRANKLQRHLQNNAACKARTVARNKNRDKRSAALAI; from the exons ATGCCTAAAGGAAAGAAAAAGGGGAAGTTCg aGCACAGAAGAACAGAGCTTCCATACTCTTCAGATGAAGATGCAGGAATTGATATGACAAATGACAACTGTTCCGAAACATCAGGACAGTCTGATCTCAGAAGCAATCATGATGAAGCAG aAAACGAGTTGCAAGAGAAATTCGAAGAAAAGGTTCTAGAAATTATTGATGCGCTGAGCGCCAGATCGAACGCGGCCCGCGCTTCCGCGCTTGTAGCGCTGCGGAACGCTTTACAGCGGCGGTACTTGGCTGCTTTGCTGAGCGGACAGCGGGCGACGTTAGCTGACCACGTTACTAGAGCGCTGAGGCGCGGCAAAGATGGAGAAAAGAAGGCAGCTGCAGCTATTGCACCAGTTCTGGCTTTACAA ATTGGTGATGAAGGAATAGAAGAATTCATGAGTGAAGTTCGCCCCGCGCTTATCGCAGCGGCCACAGACAAAACCGCATCGCTCGATACACGCACTGAA TGTTGTTCATCACTTGCCGTACTCTGCTATTTAATGGAAGATGACCTTGCGGAAATATTGGAGGTTATGCGAGTCTTTGAAACCATCTTCAGTGGCAGTTACCTCAAG GGTGACGGCAGCGTGAAAGTGTCGGGGTCGGTCATAGAGGAAGGCGGGTGGCACGCGGCGGCCGTAGACGGCTGGGCGCTGCTGCTGGCTCTCATCTCACCGGACCACGCCCGCTCACTGCTGAAGGACCACGCGCCGTCTTTCGACCGGCTCGCTGATTTGCTGTCCGCTTGTAGCTTGGAG GTGCGCatggcggcgggcggcgcgctgGCGGTGGCGCACGAGCGCGCGACGGCGGACGGCGAGGAGTGGGCCGGCGGCGCCGAGCTGGCGCCGCGCCTGCACGAGCTGGCGCGCGACTCGCACAAGTTCCGCGCCAAGCGCGACCGCAAGCTGCAGCGGGCCACCTTCCGCGATATACTCAAGTACTTTGAG GAGGGCGAGGTGCCGGAGCTGCGCGTGCGCATCGGCAGCGAGTGCGTGACGTGCGACAGCtgggcggcgcgcggcgcgtaCAGCGCGCTGGCGGGCGCGCTCGGCGCCGGCCTGCAGCCGCTCGCGCCGCACTGCGCCGCGCTGCGCGCCGCGCTGCGCCTGCCCGACCCGCTGCCCGACCTGCCCAGGCCGCAGCGCGCCAACAAGCTGCAGCGG CACCTTCAAAACAACGCGGCGTGCAAGGCTCGCACTGTGGCGAGAAATAAGAACAGAGACAAACGCTCTGCCGCACTTGCTATATGA